The DNA sequence TCACGCTCAACAGCATCGGCACCGCGTTCTGCGCCTACCGCGTGCAGGCGCGCGAGCGCTTCATCGACGAGGTGCGCGCACGCGGCTACGTGAAGCGCGACGAATGGCAGAACCCGGGCAAGTCGCTGCACCTGCCGTGCGAGGACGGCTACGACGTCGAGCACTACAGCGGGTTCTGCTTCGACCGCGAGGGGTGAGGCAGAGAACGAAAGCGCCCCGCCCGGGGTCAGGGCCGGGACGCGTCGATGTCGGTGCCGTCCGAGCGCATGCCGTAGAGGGCGCCCGTGCCGCCGCCGGCCGCGCCGGCACCGCCACCCCCTCCACCGCCTCCAGCCCGTCCGCCGGGCGCGCCGCCACCGCCGCGGCTGCCGCCACCGGCGGGCCGCAGCGGGCCCTGAGGCGGCACGCTCACGTGCGCCGGGATGGGGTCGAGGTCCAGCACCTCGCGGATGAAGTCGCGCAGCGACACCACCAGCGCCGCGGTCTCGATGCGGCGACCGGCGACCATGTCCTGCGCGGCCTTGGCGGCCAGCTCGACCTGTTCCGCGGTGCCGAGCAGGATCACGTCGGACAGCGCCGCTTCCACCGCGTCGCGGGTGCGCCGGGTGCGCTCGGAGCTGTAGCTGGGGGTCGTCGCTTCGTCGGCGGCTTCGGCCGCTTCCAGGCGGCGCAGTTCGCGCAGGTGCTGCGGATCGACCGTCAGCTCGCCGGTGAACGAGCCGCCCAGCGTCTTGTAGGCGGCGATCAGCGTGCGCAGGCGTTCGTTGATCTGGCGGTTCTGCCGTTCGCGGCGCTGCTGCACCGTCTGCATCAGCACCAGGCGGATGCTGACCGCGATCAGCGAGAACAGCGCCAGTCCCAGCACCGTGGTCAGCAGGCCTTGCCAGGAAGTGAAGTCGATCAGGTCGCGCACGTCGTGCCCTCGGGAGGTCCGCGTCCCGGGGGACGCGAGGGGCCTATTGTGGCCCGGGTGCCAGGCGTGCGCCACGCGCGCGACCTGCTCAATTTGACGGCAGTCTGACGGGCGCCCGCGCCGTTGCTGGGGCCGCGCGCGGTGTCGACAAGTTCTCCACAGGCCCTTCCACAAACGCTGTGGATGCCGGGCTGTGCTGGGCTCAGCCGCGCGGGCCGGGTGGTGCGGCCAGCGCCTGCGCGCGTGCCAGCAGCAGCTCGCGTTCGCGCTGGTTGCGCGCCAGCGCGGCGGCCTGTTCGAACTCCGCGCGGGCCTCGTCGGTGCGGCCCAGCCGGGCCAGCAGGTCGCCGCGCACGCTGGGCAGCCACTGGTAGTTCTGCAGCGCGCGCTCGCCGCGCATGCGGTCGACGATCTCCAGGGCAGCGGCGGGGCCGAAGGCCATGCTCACGGCCACCGCGCGGTTGAGCTCGACCACCGGGGAGGGCGCCACCTGCGCGAGCGCGTCGTACAGCGCGACGATGGTGTGCCAGTCGGTCTCCTCGGGCGCCTGCGCGCGCGCATGGCAGGCGGCGATCGCGGCCTGCAGGCCGTAGGGGCCGAGCGGCCCGAGCGACTCGGCGCGTTCGAGCGCGGCCAGCCCGCGGCGGATCAGCAGGCGGTCCCAGCGGCTGCGGTCCTGCTCCAGCAACAGCACGGGCCGGCCGGCGGCATCGACGCGCGCCGCGTGCCGCGAGGCCTGCAGCTCCATCAGCGCGACCAGCCCGTGCACCTCGCCTTCCTCCGGGGCCAGCCCGGCCAGCACGCGGCCCAGCCGCAGCGCCTCGTTGCACAGGTCCAGGCGCATCCAGTCGTCGCCGGCGGTGGCGGTGTAGCCCTCGTTGAAGATCAGGTAGATCACCTCCAGCACCGACTCCAGCCGTTCGTGCAGCGCGGCGCCTTGCGGCAGCTCGAACGGCACGCGCGCGGCGGTGAGCGTGCGCTTGGCCCGCACGATGCGCTGCGCGACGGTGGGTTCCGGCACCAGGAAGGCGCGCGCGATCTCGGCGGTGGTCAGCCCGCCCAGCAGCCGCAGGGTCAGCGCCACGCGCGCGTCGGTCGACAGCACCGGATGGCAGGCGGTGAAGATCAGGCGCAGCAGGTCGTCGCCGATCTGGTCGGCACGGGCCTCGTCCAGCGCGTCGACGAAGTCGGGCACGACCAGGGCCTCCATCGCCTCCAGCTCATGGCCGATCTGCTGGTGCTTGTCGGCGAGCAGCTTGTCGCGCCGCAGGTGGTCGAGCGCGCGGTGCTTCGCGGTGGTCATCAGCCAGGCGCCGGGGTTGTCCGGCACGCCGGTGCGCGGCCAGTGCTCGAGCGCGGCCACCAGCGCATCCTGCGCCAGCTCCTCGGCCAGGCCGACGTCGCGCACCAGGCGCGCCACGCCGGCGATGATCTTCGCGGCCTCGATGCGCCAGACGGCTTCGATGGCGCGGTGGGTGGGGGTCGGCATGGGCTCAGCCTCCCACGCGGTGTGCGGCCGCCCCCGAGGCGTCCCGAGGGGGCGGGGGCACCGCCTCGTCAGGGTCGCACAGCTGGCGCACCTCGATCTCGGCGCTGCCGCCCGGAGCCGGGCAGCGCCGCGCCCATTCGAGTGCTTCCTCGCGCGAGCGCACCTGGATCAGGGCGTAGCGGGTGATGCGGGCTTCTGCGCCGGCCACGGGCCCGTCGATCACGGTGCGGTGCCCGTGCTCGTAGCGCAGCCGCCAGCCCGGGTCGCCCGGCTGCAGGGCGGAGGCGTCGAGCAGCACGCCGGCGCGGGTCAGTTCGGCGTGATAGCGGGCCATGGCGAGCTCCTCCTCGGGCGGCACCCCGGCGTCGCGTGCGGCATGGGCCCTGACGATGATGATGAAGCGCATCTCGTTCCCCTCGGTGTGGCGCCCCGCCCGGGTGGGCGGAGCCGTCAGGGAGACGACGAAGCAACGGGGCGGATTTCGACAGCCGCGACGGGGGTGGACGGCGCGCCTACATGTAGCAGGGCGCCACCTGCCGGACCTCGATGGTGCACCAGTGCACGGCCGGGCACTCGGCGGCGATGCGCAGCGCTTCCTCGCGAGTCTCGCAGTTCAGCAGGAAGAAGCCGCCGACCATCTCCTTGGCCTCGGCAAACGGGCCGTCCAGCGTCTGCGGCTTGCCGTTGCGCACGGTGATACGGGTCGACGCCGAGGCGAGCGACTCGCTGGCGACCAGCAGGCCGCGGCGCTGCAGGTCCTCGCCGAAGCGCCGCATCGCGGCATAGGTTTCGCGCCCTTCGGCCTCGGTCCTCGTGAGCCTCTGGCCGGGCGGCTCCATGATCAACAGCATGTAGGGCATGGGTCCTCCCTCTCGGGGCCGGTGGGTGTACCGGATGACGAAGGGCGATTACATCACGACGCGCGCCCCTGTGCGATTGGCGGGCGGACCACCGCCGCACCGGGGGAAACCCTTCTGCAAGCGCCAGTACCCCCACCCCTAGAATGGTCCATTGTGCTCTGCACAACGCCGATGTGACTGGAGATTCCCATGGCAAGAGCCAGACGCCCCGGGGCCGCCGCGCAAGCAGGTGCGGATTCCCAGGATGTGCGAACCCTGAAGAAGTACCCCAACCGCCGGCTCTACGACACCCAGACCAGCAGCTACATCACCCTGGCCGACGTCAAGCAGATGGTGCTGGACGGCCAGCCGTTCGTCGTGCGCGACGCCAAGACCAACGAGGACCTGACGCGCAGCATCCTGCTGCAGATCATCCTCGAGGAAGAGACCGGCGGCATGCCGATGTTCACCACGCCGATGCTGGCGCAGATCATCCGGTTCTACGGTCACACGATGCAGGGCCTGATGGGCACCTACCTCGAGAAGACCATCCAGGCCTTCATCGAGATGCAGTCGCGCTTTGCCGAGCAGTCCAAGGGCCTGTACGACCCCAAGGGGCTGAACCCCGAGATGTGGACGCAGTTCATGAGCGTGCAGGCGCCGATGATGCAGGGGCTGATGGCCAGCTACCTGGAGCAGTCCAAGAACATGTTCGTGCAGATGCAGGAGCAGATGCAGAAGCAGGCCGAATCGCTGATGCCCGGCTTCGGCGGCTTCCCGCCCGGCGGCAAGCGCTAGCGGCGGCCTCGTGCGCCATAGGGCGGGGCCGGATCGGCGAAAATCCCGCCCCATGACGCAAGACACCTCCACGGCGGCGCCCCAGGCGGGCACCGCTCCCAAGATCGGCTTCGTGAGCCTGGGCTGCCCCAAGGCGCTGACCGATTCCGAGCTGATCCTCACCCAGCTGAGCGCCGAGGGCTACCAGACCTCGCGCACCTTCGAGGGCGCCGACCTCGTCATCGTCAACACCTGCGGCTTCATCGACGACGCGGTCAAGGAAAGCCTGGACACCATCGGCGAGGCGCTGGCCGAGAACGGCAAGGTGATCGTCACCGGCTGCCTGGGCGCGCGCACCGGCGAGGGCGGCGAGAACCTGGTCCAGCAGGTCCATCCGAAGGTGCTTGCCGTCACCGGCCCGCACGCGACCCACGAGGTGATGGAGGCGGTGCACCGCCACGTGCCCAAGCCGCACGACCCGTTCGTCGACCTGGTGCCCCCGGCGGGCATCAAGCTCACCCCGAAGCACTACGCCTACCTGAAGATCAGCGAGGGCTGCAACCACCGCTGCACCTTCTGCATCATCCCCGGCATGCGCGGCGACCTGGTCTCGCGCCCCGTGGGCGACGTGCTCAACGAGGCGCAGCGGCTGTTCGAGTCGGGCGTCAAGGAGCTGCTGGTGATCAGCCAGGACACCAGTGCCTACGGCGTGGACGTCAAGTACCGCACCGGCTTCTGGAACGGGCGCCCGGTGCGCACCCGCATGCTGGACCTGGTGCAGGCGCTGGGCGATCTGGCCGAGCAGCACGGCGCCTGGGTGCGGCTGCACTACGTCTATCCCTATCCGCACGTCGACGAGGTGCTGCCGCTGATGGCCAGCGGCCGCATCCTGCCCTACCTGGACGTGCCGTTCCAGCACGCGCATCCGGACGTGCTCAAGCGCATGAAGCGCCCGGCCAGCGGCGAGAAGAACCTGGAGCGCATCCGCCGCTGGCGCGAGATCTGCCCGGAGCTGGTGATCCGCAGCACCTTCATCGCCGGCTTTCCGGGCGAGACCGAGGCCGAGTTCGAGTACCTGCTGGACTTCATCCGCGAGGCCGGCATCGACCGCGCCGGCTGCTTCGCCTACTCGCCGGTGGACGGCGCCGCGGCCAACGAGCTGCCCGGCGCGCTGCCCGACGAGGTGCGCGAGGAACGCCGCGCGCGCTTCATGGCGGTGGCCGAGGAGGTCTCGGTCGCGCGCCTGCAGCGCCGCGTGGGCTCGGTCATGCAGGTGCTGGTCGACGCCGCCCCCGCGATGGGCCGCAAGGGCGGGGTGGGGCGCAGCTACGCCGACGCGCCGGAGATCGACGGCACGGTGCGCCTGCTGCCGCCCGAGAAGCTGTCCAAGACGCTCAAGGTGGGCGAGTTCACCCGCGCGCGCATCGTCGCGGCCGAGGGGCATGACCTGGTGGGGGTGCCGGTATGACGCAGGACGACCGCGACCCGCGCACCGGGCTGATCCACCACCCGTACCGCGCGCCGGAGGGCTTCGAGTCGCCCGTGGTCGGCGTGCACAAGGGCTCGACCGTGTTCTTTCCCAACGTGGCCGCGATGCGCGCGCGCACCTGGAAGGACAAGTCCGGCTACACCTACGGCCTGCACGGCACGCCGACCACCTTCACGCTGGAAGAGCGCATCGCCACGCTGGAAGGCGGGCGCCACACGCTGCTGGTCAGCAGCGGGCTGGCCGCGATCATGCTGGTCAACCTGTCGCTGCTGCGCGCGGGCGACGAGGTGCTGCTGCCGGACAACGTCTACGGCCCGAGCCGCGACCTCGCGGTGCACGAGCTGGCGCAGTACGGCATCACGCACCGCATCTACGACCCGATGGGCGGGGCCGGGGCGCTGCGCGCGGCGATCGGCGAGCGCACCCGGCTGGTGTGGCTGGAGGCGGCCGGCTCGGTGACGCTGGAGTTCCCGGACCTGCGCGGCCTGGTGGCCGCAGCGCGCGAGCGCGGCGTGACGGTGGCTTTGGACAACACCTGGGGCGCGGGCATCGCGTTCCGCCCGTTCGACCTCGGCGAGGGGCTGGGCGTGGACGTGTCCATCCACGCGCTGACCAAGTACCCCTCGGGCGGCGGCGACGTGCTGATGGGGGCGGTCACCACGGTGGACCGCGCGCTGCACGAGCGCATCATGATGACGCACAGCCGCTTCGGCCTGGGCGTGGGCGCCAACGACGCGGAGCTGGTGCTGCGTTCGCTGCCCAGCCTGCACCTGCGCTACCACGCGCAGGACGCCTCGGCGCGCCGCATCGCGGCCTGGGCGCAACAGCGCCCCGAGGTCGCGCGCGTGCTGCACCCGGCGCTGCCCGGCTCGCCGGGGCACGAGCACTGGGCCGCGCAATGCAGCGCGGCGGCGGGGCTGCTGTCGATCGCGTTCCAGCCGCGCCACGACGCGGCGGCGGTGGACCGCTTCGTCGATGCGCTGCGGCTGTTCCGCATCGGGTATTCGTGGGGCGGGCCGGTGAGCCTGGTCGTGCCGTACCCGATCCAGGCGATGCGCGCCTTCGAGGCGCCGGTGGCCGGCACGCTGGTGCGCCTGTGCATCGGGCTGGAGCGCACCGAGGACCTGATCGCCGACCTGGAACAGGCCCTGGGCGCGCTCTGACCGTCCTTGGTTGACGGCGCCTCGTGGTCCACGGGGCGCGCCTGTCTGTTTCGCCGAAAGGACCGTTTCGACCTGCCGGCGCGGGTCACCCCTTCGGGTTCGATGAGACCTTGTGTCTCATCAGCCGACCTTTTTCCCGCTCCCAGTCGCGTTTCTTTTCGGTCTCGCGCTTGTCGTGCAGCTGCTTGCCCTTGGCGAGCGCGATCTCGACCTTCACGAGGCCGTTCTTGTAGTACATGCTCAGCGGCACCAGCGTGTAGCCGCGCTGCTCGACCTTGCCGATCAGCCGCCGGATCTCGTCCTTCTTCATCAGCAGCTTCTTGGTGCGGTCGGCCTCGGGACGCACGTGGGTCGAGGCGGTGCGCAGCGCGTTGATGCGGCAGCCGATCAGGTACAGCTCGCCGTCGCGGATCACCACGTAGCCGTCGGTGAGCTGGACCTGTCCGGCGCGGATGGCCTTGACCTCCCAACCTTCCAGCACGATGCCGGCTTCGAAGCGCTCTTCGATGTGGTACTCGAAACGCGCTCTTCTGTTTTCTGCAATGGACATGAGGTCGTCTTTGGTTGAGGCGGGCGCTTCGTGACGCGGCCCTAAAATCCCCGCATTCTATGAAGCACGTCAAGAAGTCGGTCCTGCTGTGGTATTCGGCCCAGGAGATGTACGAGCTGGTGACCCGGGTGCAGGACTATCCGCAATTCCTGCCCTGGTGCGACAAGGCCGAGGTGCTGGAGTCGAGCGAAGGGCAGATGACCGCCAGGTTGCACCTGTCCTACGCCGGCCTGCACCACGCCTTCACCACCCGTAACACCCACGTGCCCGGCGAGCTGGTCGTCGTCAAGCTGGTCGACGGCCCGTTCTCGCTGCTCGAGGGGGAATGGCGCTTCACGCCGATCGGCAGCGGCGTCTCCGGGCCGCCGGCCAGCAAGGTCGAGCTGGACCTGCGCTATGCGTTCTCCAGCGGCACGCTGCAGGCGCTGGTCAGCCCCGTGTTCGACCGCATCGCCAACACGCTGGTCGACTCCTTCGTCAAGCGTGCCGCACAGGTCTATGGCGAGCGCTGACACGCTGCGCGTCGAGGTGGCCTACGTGCCGCAGGGCGGGGCGCCGGACATCGTCGCGCTCGAGCTGGCCCCGGGCTCGACCATCCTGCACGCGGTGCGCGCCAGCGGGGTGCTCGGCCGCCATCCCGAGATCGACCTGGCGACGCAGCGCGTCGGGATCTGGGGCAAGGTCAAGCCACTGAGCCAGCCGCTGCGCGACCGCGACCGGGTCGAGATCTACCGGCCGCTGACGGTGGACCCCAAGGAGGCGCGCCGGCTGCGCTACCGCGACCACCGGCAGCGCAAGGCGGCCGCCGGCCGCGGCTGACGGTGCCTGACATGCAAACGGGCCAGCGTGCCGGCCCGTCGGGAAGCAAGCCGCAGGGCGCGGTGTTCAGTCGCAGTCGGCCTGGATGATCTCGCGCACGCGCGCCATTTCCTTGGCGCGTTCCTGGTCGTCCAGGATCTCGCGCTCGCCCTTCTGGTTGGTGCGGGCGATGCGCACGCCGCTGGCC is a window from the Caldimonas thermodepolymerans genome containing:
- a CDS encoding RNA polymerase sigma factor gives rise to the protein MPTPTHRAIEAVWRIEAAKIIAGVARLVRDVGLAEELAQDALVAALEHWPRTGVPDNPGAWLMTTAKHRALDHLRRDKLLADKHQQIGHELEAMEALVVPDFVDALDEARADQIGDDLLRLIFTACHPVLSTDARVALTLRLLGGLTTAEIARAFLVPEPTVAQRIVRAKRTLTAARVPFELPQGAALHERLESVLEVIYLIFNEGYTATAGDDWMRLDLCNEALRLGRVLAGLAPEEGEVHGLVALMELQASRHAARVDAAGRPVLLLEQDRSRWDRLLIRRGLAALERAESLGPLGPYGLQAAIAACHARAQAPEETDWHTIVALYDALAQVAPSPVVELNRAVAVSMAFGPAAALEIVDRMRGERALQNYQWLPSVRGDLLARLGRTDEARAEFEQAAALARNQRERELLLARAQALAAPPGPRG
- a CDS encoding YciI family protein, whose protein sequence is MRFIIIVRAHAARDAGVPPEEELAMARYHAELTRAGVLLDASALQPGDPGWRLRYEHGHRTVIDGPVAGAEARITRYALIQVRSREEALEWARRCPAPGGSAEIEVRQLCDPDEAVPPPPRDASGAAAHRVGG
- a CDS encoding YciI family protein; this translates as MPYMLLIMEPPGQRLTRTEAEGRETYAAMRRFGEDLQRRGLLVASESLASASTRITVRNGKPQTLDGPFAEAKEMVGGFFLLNCETREEALRIAAECPAVHWCTIEVRQVAPCYM
- the phaR gene encoding polyhydroxyalkanoate synthesis repressor PhaR, with translation MARARRPGAAAQAGADSQDVRTLKKYPNRRLYDTQTSSYITLADVKQMVLDGQPFVVRDAKTNEDLTRSILLQIILEEETGGMPMFTTPMLAQIIRFYGHTMQGLMGTYLEKTIQAFIEMQSRFAEQSKGLYDPKGLNPEMWTQFMSVQAPMMQGLMASYLEQSKNMFVQMQEQMQKQAESLMPGFGGFPPGGKR
- the rimO gene encoding 30S ribosomal protein S12 methylthiotransferase RimO gives rise to the protein MTQDTSTAAPQAGTAPKIGFVSLGCPKALTDSELILTQLSAEGYQTSRTFEGADLVIVNTCGFIDDAVKESLDTIGEALAENGKVIVTGCLGARTGEGGENLVQQVHPKVLAVTGPHATHEVMEAVHRHVPKPHDPFVDLVPPAGIKLTPKHYAYLKISEGCNHRCTFCIIPGMRGDLVSRPVGDVLNEAQRLFESGVKELLVISQDTSAYGVDVKYRTGFWNGRPVRTRMLDLVQALGDLAEQHGAWVRLHYVYPYPHVDEVLPLMASGRILPYLDVPFQHAHPDVLKRMKRPASGEKNLERIRRWREICPELVIRSTFIAGFPGETEAEFEYLLDFIREAGIDRAGCFAYSPVDGAAANELPGALPDEVREERRARFMAVAEEVSVARLQRRVGSVMQVLVDAAPAMGRKGGVGRSYADAPEIDGTVRLLPPEKLSKTLKVGEFTRARIVAAEGHDLVGVPV
- a CDS encoding cystathionine beta-lyase, with amino-acid sequence MTQDDRDPRTGLIHHPYRAPEGFESPVVGVHKGSTVFFPNVAAMRARTWKDKSGYTYGLHGTPTTFTLEERIATLEGGRHTLLVSSGLAAIMLVNLSLLRAGDEVLLPDNVYGPSRDLAVHELAQYGITHRIYDPMGGAGALRAAIGERTRLVWLEAAGSVTLEFPDLRGLVAAARERGVTVALDNTWGAGIAFRPFDLGEGLGVDVSIHALTKYPSGGGDVLMGAVTTVDRALHERIMMTHSRFGLGVGANDAELVLRSLPSLHLRYHAQDASARRIAAWAQQRPEVARVLHPALPGSPGHEHWAAQCSAAAGLLSIAFQPRHDAAAVDRFVDALRLFRIGYSWGGPVSLVVPYPIQAMRAFEAPVAGTLVRLCIGLERTEDLIADLEQALGAL
- the smpB gene encoding SsrA-binding protein SmpB; protein product: MLGPRHEAPASTKDDLMSIAENRRARFEYHIEERFEAGIVLEGWEVKAIRAGQVQLTDGYVVIRDGELYLIGCRINALRTASTHVRPEADRTKKLLMKKDEIRRLIGKVEQRGYTLVPLSMYYKNGLVKVEIALAKGKQLHDKRETEKKRDWEREKGRLMRHKVSSNPKG
- a CDS encoding type II toxin-antitoxin system RatA family toxin, which codes for MKHVKKSVLLWYSAQEMYELVTRVQDYPQFLPWCDKAEVLESSEGQMTARLHLSYAGLHHAFTTRNTHVPGELVVVKLVDGPFSLLEGEWRFTPIGSGVSGPPASKVELDLRYAFSSGTLQALVSPVFDRIANTLVDSFVKRAAQVYGER
- a CDS encoding RnfH family protein — encoded protein: MASADTLRVEVAYVPQGGAPDIVALELAPGSTILHAVRASGVLGRHPEIDLATQRVGIWGKVKPLSQPLRDRDRVEIYRPLTVDPKEARRLRYRDHRQRKAAAGRG